The following nucleotide sequence is from Stigmatopora nigra isolate UIUO_SnigA chromosome 8, RoL_Snig_1.1, whole genome shotgun sequence.
TATGCATGTCTTAAGTATGTGTACGAACCCAGTAACTCTTAATATGGTTAGGCAGATTCAGACCACACTAGTTTTTCATCTGGTCAGAAGTTAGTGTGTAGGTCTTGACTAATTCTAATGGCACAAATGTCTCAATTCAGCTGTGTGGGTCAGCGTGCCAGGAAGTCACTGTGTACTTTCTACCAAATTCTCCAGTGCTCATGGGTGTGGCGAGCTGTCACAGTGTTTACTTTCAAGCTGCTTTATTTACTCCCTTGATATTTGATCATCTGGAAAGTATTCACAGCAGCCTAGTGCCTAGTGCATCCATGTACTTCTTCTTGGGCAGTGGTTGGCAAGTATGGAACTGTATAGCGTAATATAGGTTAGTTAAACACacatatttaatcttgcactgTCCGATTTTGGTCTTTATCTCATTCACAGATCATTTTCCAGTGCCATACAACAGCTAGAAACATACAAACAAGTCTGAAGATGCTAAACTTTACTCACATTGCACTTGCACTTATATTCTAATACATTTACTTATTTACTAATTAATGGATTGACTTGATTGGATTCATTTTAAGTCATATTTTATTCTCATGAGTGTTTTTTTAGTCTGCTCATATGAGATGTCTTTAATTAAAAGATACCAGAGGTGAACCTGTGATTTAAAATTGGGGTAGGAACATCTAGAGTTGTTCACAGTCGCCTGTGCCCTTGATAGGAAGTGTTTATCATGACTGTAGAAGCCATAAGATTAATTTATACAACCATTGATATGATCTCTCTCAATGTGCCTTGCAAGAATCATGTAGCCATTAACTTTAAGTTTTTGATGCTTCTTATTTGTTCTTAGAGTCCAAAAGTGTTGGATGGACTCTGTCAGAAAGATGAGGACTGCATACAGGGAAAAGTAGTAAAGGCTGGCCATGGTAGGACATTTACTTGCTAATCTTTCTGATCTTGTAatgataagtggttcagaaaatgaaggaaagaaTGATGGTCAACATTTGATTAACCACAGTAAATTATGGACTGTAGGCATTTAAAATTTGAGCTACAACATGGCTtgatttttctgtatttttccaaAGGAATCAGAAGTGGACGATGCATTCACAGTGGTGAAAATATCAATGGAACCTGTGAAATATTTGCGTGGTGTCCTATTGAAAGAGGATTTAAACCAAAGTAAGAATCTGAGCCAAATGGTttgaatttgattattttcGATCAGCAATACTCaatgtatttttccaatttttcaaGTTCTCTCGCTTAAAAATAAGAGTGAGGCCGGTAATGTATTAAAAGTATTGCTCAACTATAagataaaatgagacattttgtttccacagGAAATCCTATTGTATGATTAGTTTACAATATGGCGCAACACGTCCGACAATAAATCTAGATGAAACAAAATGTAAGGATGCTCATGACTTTCTTTTTTCTAATAGATCTGCGCTGCTTGCAAATGCAGAAAACTTCACCATCTACATCAAGAATTTTataaaatttcccaaattcAAATTTTCAAAGTAAGTATTCATGACACAAATCATCTGAAACTGTACAAACTGTACTACTGAACATACTTTGATTTCAAAGGTCCAACATTCTGGAGACAACAAATGTATCCTATCTGACATGCCGATACGATGAAAAACTCCATCCTTATTGCCCCATATTTCGCCTGGGCGATATCACCAGACGAGCTGGACACAACTTCAACGACATAGCAACATTTGTTAGTGGGATCAATAATAGATCATGTAATGAGGCACCAAAAAAAGACCTTATTGTTTTACACTAGGGTGGCTCCATCGGGATCCAGATTCAGTGGGAATGTGATCTTGACAAAGGTTATTCCGAATGCAACCCACAGTATGAATTTAATCGCCAGGACATAGCCAATTCCAACAAGACCATTGCAATGGGATTCAATTTCAGGTTATTTGCCTTTAGAGAAAATGATTTCTTTATGTGGAATTTGTGCTGATAATGAGATTCTTTGTTTCAAACAGACACACCCGTTATTATAAAAATGCTGCAGGTGAGAGCTATCGATCCCTCTTCAAAGTCTATGGAGTCCGATTTAACATCATGGTGAATGGAAGggtaagaaaaatatgaaataacatGTATTACACTACACTGCATTCATGCcaaaacatctttaaaatatgttttataatcAAAAGATTTTTGTTTACATTGGCAAATTAATACACTTTTGCAAACAAATTAAGTAAggcattatttaaaaataattatacattCACATTGCAACCTGTtgcacattataataataatttgaaattaaacattgacattgtaatatttattttttgtaaaaaaatattttcctcaaataaattttaaaaaatcaaaaaactcCCTTGCTAATCTTTTAGGGCACTACTAAAGATTTAAGAACAAGTACAACTTAAAAATAGTAATAGAAAATTAAGCCTTTGTTAAGAACTAAGCCATTTTTCAATGGGTGCATGTCTTCAAGTTACTTTTAGTTACAGTGCTCTC
It contains:
- the LOC144200775 gene encoding P2X purinoceptor 5-like; translated protein: MAASGWKGRLLSLFDYKTEKYIVAKNKKVGILYRLFQLSIIGYIIGWVFLTRKGYQEKDETIQSTVITKLKGVSVTNTSASGVLLWGPEDYVIPPQGEAVLFVVTNFLETPNQKLGYCAESPKVLDGLCQKDEDCIQGKVVKAGHGIRSGRCIHSGENINGTCEIFAWCPIERGFKPKSALLANAENFTIYIKNFIKFPKFKFSKSNILETTNVSYLTCRYDEKLHPYCPIFRLGDITRRAGHNFNDIATFGGSIGIQIQWECDLDKGYSECNPQYEFNRQDIANSNKTIAMGFNFRHTRYYKNAAGESYRSLFKVYGVRFNIMVNGRAGMFNIVPTAISVGSGLALMGVGVFLCDMILLYIMKNGTAYREMKFEGSQQTSAEGNHDKSCLAS